Part of the Tolypothrix sp. PCC 7910 genome, ATCATAAAAGAGGACACAGCATTAAACCTGGTTTTAGTTTGCAAGAACGGGGTGAAATCGTTGCTCAAGTGTTAAATCTTTTAAACGGAGTTTTAATACCAGATAATCCAATGCAAAGCGATATTCCTGCTCCCTCTGGTCTTAAAACACCCTTAGCAATGCGCGATTATGAATATATTTCTGAACAGCCAATATTCACGAAAGAACAAAAACAAAGGTTAAGTGCAATAGAAATTCAGCAACGTATAGATAAGCGTCGTCAGGAAAGGCAAACGATTATTGCTAATTCTATTGCGCGAGCGTTGTTAGGAAAACCTATGCATCTTTTTCTATTGTGGCGCGAGCGAGATACCTATGATGTAGGTTACCAAACATTGCGTGATGCTTTCCTACTAAATGAAGGAGAAGATTTCCCAGAGCATATCAAAGTATCACCTGTGTGGATTGATGATGCAAATCTTTTGCAGCCACTTGATACAGCCGGACTTGTTCCTAAAGATGGTCAAGAGTTTGACAAACAAATTCGTAAGCAACATCAAATAAAACTTGATGCATGGCGTAGCTTTTTAAAGCAGCAAGTGATTCCTTTAATTGACTCCAGTACTAAACCTTACTGCTTTGCAATTGTTGAAATTGGACAAACCAAAAAGAAAGGAGTTCACCCTAAACAAAGCATCTATAGGGTAGTTCGTGAAGCTTGTGTATTAGAAAAAATTGGTTCTCAAATGGTGCAAACTGTTAAACCAAAATCAACCGATAAAGAGGTTGAAAGCACAAGTGCATCGCCTTCTTATAGTAAGAGGTTGTTTGAAAAGTAATCAGAGGTAAGATTTTATGCCAAACGCCTTACCATGATGCGAATCATAGCAAGATAGATAAAAGTCTCCGAGGTTTGGGCTAATAATTCATAGTCTTTGTTCAAACGCCTACACCCAGTCAACCAACCAAAAGTTCTTTCTACCACCCAACGTTTAGGCAACAAAACAAAACCCTTGCGTTCATGTGGTCGCAGTACAACTTGCACTGGTACTCGGTATAAATCCATCACCCACTGCATGAACGGGTTGCCATCGTAACCACCATCAACCCAAATGGTAGAAAGACGTGAAACCTTGTTCCCCATCTGTTTGACTCTTTTGAGTACTTGTTTACCGCCATTGCGTTCGTCCACACTGGCTGCACACACCAATACTCGCAGTACTAAACCCAAGGTATCTACTGTCAAAAACCGCTTGCGTCCTCTAATTTTTTTCCCAGCATCGTAACCCACATCTTGGCTAACCATCGCCGCAGTTTTCACACTTTGACTATCGATTATCGCTTCTGATGGGCTAACAGCTCGTTCATTGTCCACTCTTACCCAGGCTCTAAGTTGTTCATGGATGCTCACCCATGTTCCGTCAGCACGCCAATTCCGAAAATAAGTGTACACAGTTTGCCAATTGGGAAAGTCCCCTGGTAAATTTCGCCATGTACATCCCTGAGTCAATACATAAAAAATTGCGTTGATAACTTGCCACATCTCTACCACTCTTGGACGACCACCTGTTTTGGCTACTGGAATTAACGGTTCTAATAATTCCCACTGGTCTTGGGTCAGATTACTGGAGTATGCTTTACTCATCGCTCTCAATGGTGCTGTATGTACGTATTTACAGCTTATGCCCTGAGAGCTTTTTTTACTCAACTGCTAACTTTTCAAACATGCTCTAAGAAAACAACAGGACGTGTTTTAAATGCTGTTTTAGATGTGTCATTACGCCAGATTGGGGCACTCTATGGACTGCCTTCAGAAGTCTATGAACGAGCGGGAATACCCCAAGAAATCGCCCAAAATCTCGATGTAATTGCCCTTTGCCGGCGAAAATGTCATTTAGGGCAAGACAACATTCACTATGCCCTTGCTGTGCGTCTGCGGGCAACAGGTGCAGTCGATGTATTATTTCCGGAAAGTCACGATTGGATATCTTACCCACGAGCAGGGATTGAACTTGGGCAGATTTTCTCACGAGCAAGACGCGATCGCAATTATCTCAAAACAGTTCAGTTAAAAGGAATAGATTTAGCAAAATTTGCTGCGGATGTAATTACGCAAGTAGGTGAACATCCAACTCTTGTATTAATTGAAGCTGATGTATGGCGTAATGAACGTGGCGAAGAAAATGGAGGTCAAGTTTGGTTTCAACTCAAAAATGAAAATCTTCTTGCAAAGCGGGATGTCTTGGATTTCCAACACGTTCCAGGTCATGCTTGTATATATACTCGTAATCATAGCCATCTCAAAAATTTGCTGGGAATTATTCGCTTTCGCAGCGGTGACGAAACCAACCAATACATTACTAATCGACAAGCTTGGCATGAAAATTCCCCAGCGCGAGATCTAATTCGCCTAAGTGGCTTTTACGATAATTCCATACCTGATTTGTTACATTACTTTTCTGTTGGAAAATTACCGGAAACACAGAAAGCACAGGATACACCAACAGTACGCGAACTCTACATGCTAGATTCTCAAAATGATGAATACGGTGCAAATATTGCATTCAAGCACCAGCAGATGCTTGAAATCGTACCATTTTTTGTTCATCCTGATTTTCAAAAAACAGAAGAAAGCCTAAAATCTCTTTGCCGAGTGCCACACTACTTAAGATATTCCCCAGCTTGGTCTATGGGTAATATTCTCTTTCCATATCCGATGCATTTAGGAAAACATCTAATAGAAGATCACTTATGTATCCTTGGTGTAGAAGTCTGATTTTCTTAGAGAAAATTCACCAACCTGTAGTAAAATGACTCACCATTGTTCTCAATACTTGATATTTCCATGACCAGGTTTGTCTTACCAGTTAGACGATGGAGCAGGATGACACAATTCCTCTCTTTATTTTGTCTATGTTTACTATTGGTTGTAAGCTGTAGTCCTCGCCAACAGACAACTACTTCAACTACTTCTACTAGTTCTCCGAACTCTGCTACAGGGGATGGACGCATTACTATTGGGACGACATCTAAGCCAAGAACCCTAGATCCCGCTGATGCTTATGAGTTGGCATCGTTGGGTTTAGTATTTAATATGAGCGATCGCCTCTATACTTATGAGCCAGGTAGTACGGAAATTAAGCCTCAACTGGCGACAGCATTACCTAAAGTCAGTGCAGATGGTTTAACTTACACCATTCCTTTACGCCAGGGAGTAGTTTTTCACGATGGAACTCCCTTTAATGCGGAAGCGATGGCTTTTAGTATTAAACGTTTTATTGAGAATAAGGGTAAACCCTCCTTCTTATTAGCTGATACAGTAGACTCGGTAAAAGCTACAAGTGAATCTGAGCTAACTATCAAGCTGAAAAAACCTTTTGCGGCGTTTCCTTCTCTACTGGCGTTTTCTGGGGTTTGTCCAGTTTCGCCAAAAGCTTATGAACTGGGCGCAGGTAAATTTAAGCCAGAGACATTTGTGGGAACAGGCCCTTACAAATTAGCAGCCTATGGTACTGATTCGCTGCGTTTGGATGTATTTGATAAATATTGGGGTGAAAAACCTGCGAATCAGGGCGTTAACGTTCAAATTCAGACTAGCCCGGTGAATTTATTTAATGCTTTCCGTACAGGTGCTGTAGATGTTGCTTATCTTTCTCTGCAACCAGATCAAATTCGCAGCTTAGAAGAAGGCGCAAAAAAAGGAGATTGGCAAGCGATTACTGCCCAAGGTAGTGTAGTCAGCTATATGGTACTGAATCGGAATCAGAAGCCTTTAGATAAACCAGAAGTAAGACAAGCGATCGCATCTTTAATTGATCGTCCACTATTAAATCAGCGAGTCTTGTTTAATCAAGCTGATCCACTTTACAGCATGATTCCGACAACATTTAATGTTTCCCAGCCTTTATTTAAAGATCAATATGGGGATGGTAATGTTGACAAGGCAAAACAACTATTAACGGCTGCTGGTTTTTCTAAAGATAATCCAGCAAAAGTAGAAGTTTGGTATCCCGCTAGTTCACCGACCCGAAGTTTGGCAGCGCAGACAATAAAATCACTAGTCGATCAAAAAATGGAAGGCATACTAGTACTGGAAGCCAAAACTGTGGAAGGTGCTACCTTCTTTAAAGAAATTGGTAAAGGTTTGTATTCCATTGCACTACTGGATTGGTATCCAGACTTTTTAGATCCTGATAATTACGTACAACCATTTTTGGCTTGTCAAAAGGGTTCTGTTGCCAAGGGATGCGAAGATGGAGGAAGCCAAACTCAAGGTTCTTTCTATTACAACGAAGCAGTCAATAAACTAATTGATCAACAACGAAAAGAACAAAATCCAGAGGCGCGTAAGCAAATATTTACTCAAATTCAAACACAAGTTACAAATGATGTGCCTTACGTTCCCTTATGGCAAAACAAAGATTATGTATTTGCCCAAAAAGGTGTCAGCAATGTCCAACTTGACCCCACGCAAAATTTAGTTTATAAGCCGATTAAAAAGTAATTTTGTCTGTTGTCCTTTGTCATTAGTCATTTGTTCTTAGTTGTATAAATGGCTAATGACTAATAAATAATAAATAAATTATGTCTCGATCCAAAGCTCTACAATATTACATTGCTTCGCGGTTAGTATTAGCGCCACTCCAGCTATTAACTATTATCACTATCGTATTTCTTTTACTCAGAGCAACACCAGGCGATCCTGCGGATGCAATTCTGGGCGGACGTGCGCCAGAAAGCGCAAAAGCGGAATTACGCAAACAACTGGGTTTAGATTTACCTTTGTGGTTACAGTATTTAAATTATTTAGGAAATTTACTGCACTTTGATTTAGGAACTTCTTTAACAAGCAGGGGACAAAATGTTGGGGATATTATTGGGCAATATTTTCCCGCGACAGTAGAGTTAGCTGTATGTAGTATGGCAGTTGCTTTAATTGTGGGAATTGTAGTTGGGACGCTTTCGGCTTCTCGTCCTGGAACAGCTGTTGATGCTGGCGGACGTTTATTTGGAATTATTACTTATGCACTCCCTATGTTTTGGGCGGGAATGATTCTGCAGTTAATTTTCTCAGTCCAACTACGCTGGTTTCCCAACTCCAACCGCTTTCCGCCAAATCTTCCGGCTCCTACTCATATTACTGGGTTATATACCCTGGATAGCTTACTTGCTGGAAACTTCAGCCAATTTTTCACATCATTGCACCATATTGCACTTCCTAGTTTGACTCTGGGAATTTTGTTGAGTGGAATTTTTGAACGGATAGTGCGCGTCAATTTAAAGCAAACTCTACAAGCAGATTATGTAGAAGCTGCTAGAGCCAGAGGTATTCCAGAAAACAAGATTTTAGTTTCCCATGCTTTGAAAAATGCCTTGATTCCAGTCATTACAGTTTTAGGGCTAACCTTTGCTTCTTTGTTAGGTGGAGCGATTTTGACTGAAGTAACATTTTCTTGGCCTGGTTTAGCCAACCGATTGTATCAAGCAATTTCCGATCGCGATTATCCTACAGTTCAGGGAGTACTAGTATTTTTTGGTGCGATCGTTGTCAGCGCTAGTATTTTGATTGATATTTTAAATGCTTATGTCGATCCGCGAATTCGCTATTAGGCTCGAGATCCCCAACTTTTTGAAGAAAGGGGATCTATAGATGAGATCAGCTAACGCCAATCGTTCCAATTTTGATTGAAAATTGAGGTGTCAGGGAAAGCAGTAGGATTGCCATTTTGTTCTAACAACCGTTTGAGTGCTTCTAATTGTGGTTCGGGTTTGGGTAACTCATCTACTAATTGGTAGGGTGCTACAGCATTTTTCAGAGCAAAAGCTGCAACTGTTCCCGCAGCTGCACCAGCTGACCATTCAAAGGAGTGGACACGATAAGCAGCAGCAGCAATGTGGCTGGTACCAATACTTTTACCACCAACGATTAAATTATCTATTTTTTGGGGAATCATCGCCCGTAATGCTATTTGGAAAGGATAAGCTTGACCTGCGCCGCGTCTTTCACCAGCACGTTCTGTATTTCCAGGCGTTTCTGGTGGGCTTTGAGTCATACAGGGATGGAAATCGATAGCATAGTGACCAATACCGATAGAATCAGGAAAGATAGTAGAACGAGTTCGCCGCATGGCTTTATCTGGAGAAATCTGCCCAGAAATTACCGATGTTGCTTCTAAACCTGCTAGCGCTGCTCTTAATTGCTTATACATATCTGCTGGCAGGGTTTTGCGGTAATATTCGTCATTGTAGTCACGACGAGAAATATCAATTTCCCAAATGCCAAAGCCAGAAGCTTGTCCCCAGCTAGGACGGCCAATAATGCGCCGTCCTTCTCGCATATAAGGATATTTCGACAAACCAGATACCGTCCCCATTGGGGAATCTAGCCCAGATAACAAACGGTGGTTTGGGTATGGTTGCTTGACACTATTTCCTAATTGGGAATCTGTCGTTCCCGCCACTAGCCAGTAGTAATAGGAAAGGGCATTTTCTTCACCTTTCCGCAGGGTCTCGGTTCTGAGCCCTCCCATCCAGCCGCCAGGCTGCAACTGTCCAGTACTTTCTAATTGTTGACGAGTATAAATTAAGTTATCAGCCGCTGTTCCTGGGCGATAGTCATTACCCCATGTCCAGTTTTGCATGGAAATGTCCCCAGGTGAGGAGGCAGTAAAATTAATACCACCGAATTTTGTTGGTTGTCCTTTTGTAGGATTCCAAATGCGACGGTAAGTAAAAACTAAATCAAAGTTTGCTAAGCGCTGCAATTCATAGCTGAAATAAGGTGCATATTGGGGATAATATGCAGGCATTGTCTGAGACTGTGCTTCCTTAGTCGCCTCCATTGCAAAAGTATAAGTAAAGCCTTGAGGACAAAAGGGGTCGTTTTCAGAACTGGAAGCAGAAGGTTCTAAGTAAGAACGAGCATCTATGCCTAATCGGTAGGGAACGTCAGCTAGGGCGATAATTTCTCCAGTTTCGCTGGTATCTACAACATACCAATTGGGAGATGTTTTTTGATTGGCTTTAGGTACAAAGCGGATAATTGTTTTGCTAAACCGGGATGAATTGGCGTAAGTATAAGAATCTTCAATTGTTTGAGATAAAGGATAAGTATTGAGAGGAAGTGCGCCTTTTGCAGGTTGATGTTGAATAGCGATCGCACTATTGATGATTTTGCCATCAGCGCTAATTTCTAATTCTTTAATGACTGTATTGCCAAACCATTGCAACTTGCCTTTGCCTTTGCTTTCGGCATCTTTGAGCATCTGAGTCAAAATGGTGTGAGCATCACGGGGTAAAAAGCAAGAGTCACTGACCCAGCAATTACCAGGATTGAGTTTACCGTACTTGCGCTGAATGCGATCGCGTAATTCCAAATAACCGCGAGAATAAAATTTCAGCGCTCTTTGAGTCGGTCTTTCGTCTAATGCAGAGGTTCCTTGAGCAGAAATTTGTCCCCCCAGCCAGTCGGTAATTTCTGTTAAACAAACAGTTCTACCTGCAAGTAAACCCTCATAAGCCGTGGCGACACCCGAAAGTCCGCCTCCTACCACTAAGATTTCACAATTTACAGTTTTATCTGGGTTTCTCGGTGGTGCAGCAATTAATGCCGAATAAGGCGCAAGCAAAGCAGATATCAAGCTGAAACTGATGAGTGAATGCTTTCTATAAATCAGTTTTCGTCTACATTTCATATTGGAGATCCCTGCAAATCCTTTTCACCTGTAGACGGTAGCATTAGGGTAATGTTTTACTCAAGTTTTTCAGCAATAAATTAGGGATTAGGGATTAGGGACTGGGGATTGGGTACTGGGAAATTTGTGCTAAAGGTAAAAAATCAAACTGCAAGACAGGAAGATAGGAAAAAAAGGTTTTTATTCGTTTGCAGATGTGCTGTTGAGTGCAAGTTAATAAAAAACAATATTTGCCTTATCGTAATTCTCAACAGAAATCAATACATCAAAATATAGAGATTTTAGATATCACTATTGTGTGTATCTTGATGAAATAGGGACGGACAATATGTCCATCCCACAAAAATATTAACTGTGAGCAATACCTTCTTGACGCGCTGCTTGTTGTACAGCCGCAGCTACAGATGAAGCAACTCGCTCATCAAAAACTGAAGGAATAATATGTTCCCGATTTAAATCTGAAGGCTTCACTAAAGATGCGATCGCATGTGCAGCTTCTAAATACATGGTGGTGGTAATTGTCTTAGCTTGACAATCTAATGCACCGCGAAATACTCCTGGGAAAGCCAAAACGTTATTAATTTGATTTGGATAATCACTGCGTCCTGTAGCAATTACAGCTACATCGTTTGTGACTAATTCTGGTTGAATTTCGGGAATCGGATTAGCCATTGCAAACACGATCGCATCTTTTGTCATTGATTGCACCATTTCTGGTGTCAAAACTCCCGGTGCGCTTACACCAATAAATACATCTGCGCCTTGCAATGCACCAGCTAATGTACCTTGGGCTTTAACTGCAAATTCCCGTTTTTCTTCGGTCAAATCAGTACGGCTGGTGGAGATAATCCCTTTAGAGTCGCACATCCAGATTTTTTCTGCCCCAGCTTTGCGGAGTAAACGTGCGATCGCTACCCCAGCGGCCCCAGCACCATTAATCACAATGCGGATTTGTGCTAGTGATTTATTTACCAGTTTCAAAGCATTAAATAATGCTGCCAAGGTGACAATTGCTGTACCATGCTGGTCATCGTGAAAAACAGGTATATCTAATTCCTGACGCAGCCTTCTTTCAATTTCAAAGCAACGCGGAGCGGCGATATCTTCGAGATTCACACCACCAAAAACCGGAGCGAGATTTTTGACTGTCCGCACAATCTCATCGGTATCTTGGGTTGCCAAGCAGATGGGAAAAGCATCAATACCTGCAAATTCTTTGAACAGCATTGCTTTCCCTTCCATCACTGGGAGAGCAGCAGCTGGGCCGAGATTTCCTAAACCTAAAACCGCACTACCATCAGTAACAATAGCTACTGTATTTTTCTTGATGGTGAGGTTATAGACTTCATCTGGATTTTCAGCGATCGCTGTACAAATGCGACCTACTCCTGGCGTATAAGCCATTGCTAAGTCAGAAACACTCTTTAAGGGTATTCGGCTAGCGATGCTGATTTTACCGCCACGATGCAAATTAAAAGTGCGGTCATATACACTGAGCAAGTGAATGTGCGGTAGTGCTTTGACTGCTTGCACAATAGTTTCCGCATGTTCAGTGCTAGCGGCATCAACCGTAATATCGCGAGTAGACTCTTTGCGGGTTTGCTCGATTAAATCAATTTGTCCGAGTAGTCCACCACTAGCTGCGATCGCCTGGGTAACTGAAGCCAACATCCCAACGCGATTGGGAATCTGCAAGCGCAGAGTCAAACTAAAACTAGAATTAGGAGTAAGGTCTGCCATTGTGATTTTTAGAATTTAAATTTCACATCTTATATTGAATTGATTATTAAAAACCTATTGCAAATCTTAAATGTCATATTTTACTAACTGTTAACTAATTGCAAGCTCGTAAATATACTCAGCGACTTCAGATA contains:
- a CDS encoding IS5 family transposase, with product MSKAYSSNLTQDQWELLEPLIPVAKTGGRPRVVEMWQVINAIFYVLTQGCTWRNLPGDFPNWQTVYTYFRNWRADGTWVSIHEQLRAWVRVDNERAVSPSEAIIDSQSVKTAAMVSQDVGYDAGKKIRGRKRFLTVDTLGLVLRVLVCAASVDERNGGKQVLKRVKQMGNKVSRLSTIWVDGGYDGNPFMQWVMDLYRVPVQVVLRPHERKGFVLLPKRWVVERTFGWLTGCRRLNKDYELLAQTSETFIYLAMIRIMVRRLA
- a CDS encoding RNaseH domain-containing protein — protein: MYVFTAYALRAFFTQLLTFQTCSKKTTGRVLNAVLDVSLRQIGALYGLPSEVYERAGIPQEIAQNLDVIALCRRKCHLGQDNIHYALAVRLRATGAVDVLFPESHDWISYPRAGIELGQIFSRARRDRNYLKTVQLKGIDLAKFAADVITQVGEHPTLVLIEADVWRNERGEENGGQVWFQLKNENLLAKRDVLDFQHVPGHACIYTRNHSHLKNLLGIIRFRSGDETNQYITNRQAWHENSPARDLIRLSGFYDNSIPDLLHYFSVGKLPETQKAQDTPTVRELYMLDSQNDEYGANIAFKHQQMLEIVPFFVHPDFQKTEESLKSLCRVPHYLRYSPAWSMGNILFPYPMHLGKHLIEDHLCILGVEV
- a CDS encoding ABC transporter substrate-binding protein, with product MTRFVLPVRRWSRMTQFLSLFCLCLLLVVSCSPRQQTTTSTTSTSSPNSATGDGRITIGTTSKPRTLDPADAYELASLGLVFNMSDRLYTYEPGSTEIKPQLATALPKVSADGLTYTIPLRQGVVFHDGTPFNAEAMAFSIKRFIENKGKPSFLLADTVDSVKATSESELTIKLKKPFAAFPSLLAFSGVCPVSPKAYELGAGKFKPETFVGTGPYKLAAYGTDSLRLDVFDKYWGEKPANQGVNVQIQTSPVNLFNAFRTGAVDVAYLSLQPDQIRSLEEGAKKGDWQAITAQGSVVSYMVLNRNQKPLDKPEVRQAIASLIDRPLLNQRVLFNQADPLYSMIPTTFNVSQPLFKDQYGDGNVDKAKQLLTAAGFSKDNPAKVEVWYPASSPTRSLAAQTIKSLVDQKMEGILVLEAKTVEGATFFKEIGKGLYSIALLDWYPDFLDPDNYVQPFLACQKGSVAKGCEDGGSQTQGSFYYNEAVNKLIDQQRKEQNPEARKQIFTQIQTQVTNDVPYVPLWQNKDYVFAQKGVSNVQLDPTQNLVYKPIKK
- a CDS encoding ABC transporter permease: MSRSKALQYYIASRLVLAPLQLLTIITIVFLLLRATPGDPADAILGGRAPESAKAELRKQLGLDLPLWLQYLNYLGNLLHFDLGTSLTSRGQNVGDIIGQYFPATVELAVCSMAVALIVGIVVGTLSASRPGTAVDAGGRLFGIITYALPMFWAGMILQLIFSVQLRWFPNSNRFPPNLPAPTHITGLYTLDSLLAGNFSQFFTSLHHIALPSLTLGILLSGIFERIVRVNLKQTLQADYVEAARARGIPENKILVSHALKNALIPVITVLGLTFASLLGGAILTEVTFSWPGLANRLYQAISDRDYPTVQGVLVFFGAIVVSASILIDILNAYVDPRIRY
- a CDS encoding FAD-dependent oxidoreductase, with amino-acid sequence MKCRRKLIYRKHSLISFSLISALLAPYSALIAAPPRNPDKTVNCEILVVGGGLSGVATAYEGLLAGRTVCLTEITDWLGGQISAQGTSALDERPTQRALKFYSRGYLELRDRIQRKYGKLNPGNCWVSDSCFLPRDAHTILTQMLKDAESKGKGKLQWFGNTVIKELEISADGKIINSAIAIQHQPAKGALPLNTYPLSQTIEDSYTYANSSRFSKTIIRFVPKANQKTSPNWYVVDTSETGEIIALADVPYRLGIDARSYLEPSASSSENDPFCPQGFTYTFAMEATKEAQSQTMPAYYPQYAPYFSYELQRLANFDLVFTYRRIWNPTKGQPTKFGGINFTASSPGDISMQNWTWGNDYRPGTAADNLIYTRQQLESTGQLQPGGWMGGLRTETLRKGEENALSYYYWLVAGTTDSQLGNSVKQPYPNHRLLSGLDSPMGTVSGLSKYPYMREGRRIIGRPSWGQASGFGIWEIDISRRDYNDEYYRKTLPADMYKQLRAALAGLEATSVISGQISPDKAMRRTRSTIFPDSIGIGHYAIDFHPCMTQSPPETPGNTERAGERRGAGQAYPFQIALRAMIPQKIDNLIVGGKSIGTSHIAAAAYRVHSFEWSAGAAAGTVAAFALKNAVAPYQLVDELPKPEPQLEALKRLLEQNGNPTAFPDTSIFNQNWNDWR
- a CDS encoding malic enzyme-like NAD(P)-binding protein, with the translated sequence MADLTPNSSFSLTLRLQIPNRVGMLASVTQAIAASGGLLGQIDLIEQTRKESTRDITVDAASTEHAETIVQAVKALPHIHLLSVYDRTFNLHRGGKISIASRIPLKSVSDLAMAYTPGVGRICTAIAENPDEVYNLTIKKNTVAIVTDGSAVLGLGNLGPAAALPVMEGKAMLFKEFAGIDAFPICLATQDTDEIVRTVKNLAPVFGGVNLEDIAAPRCFEIERRLRQELDIPVFHDDQHGTAIVTLAALFNALKLVNKSLAQIRIVINGAGAAGVAIARLLRKAGAEKIWMCDSKGIISTSRTDLTEEKREFAVKAQGTLAGALQGADVFIGVSAPGVLTPEMVQSMTKDAIVFAMANPIPEIQPELVTNDVAVIATGRSDYPNQINNVLAFPGVFRGALDCQAKTITTTMYLEAAHAIASLVKPSDLNREHIIPSVFDERVASSVAAAVQQAARQEGIAHS